A genome region from Arthrobacter sp. SLBN-100 includes the following:
- a CDS encoding DoxX family protein codes for MPFPRSGRALHSLSAAAMSALLLASAMKHFRDPRFYRRVVPDYLCLEDRESGTEPHRRRPFAVMTREEWIAVSGLFELTAAVGILVPPARKATATAVTAMFTVFLAGHAGALRLAYGPEGTPLERTVHSLRLPLQAPLILWAWSLRKPALGAAKPALGAWT; via the coding sequence ATGCCTTTTCCCCGGTCCGGCCGGGCCCTCCATAGCCTTTCCGCTGCAGCGATGAGTGCCCTCCTGCTGGCCAGCGCCATGAAACACTTCCGCGACCCCCGGTTCTACCGCCGAGTGGTGCCGGACTACCTCTGCCTGGAGGACAGGGAAAGCGGTACGGAACCGCACCGCCGTCGGCCGTTCGCCGTGATGACCAGGGAGGAATGGATCGCTGTAAGCGGCTTGTTCGAACTGACGGCCGCCGTCGGCATCCTTGTTCCGCCGGCGCGCAAGGCAACCGCTACCGCCGTCACCGCCATGTTCACCGTCTTCCTGGCCGGGCACGCCGGCGCGCTCCGGCTTGCCTACGGCCCGGAAGGAACTCCCCTCGAGCGCACGGTGCATAGTCTGCGGCTCCCGCTGCAGGCGCCGCTCATCCTGTGGGCCTGGAGCCTGCGAAAGCCCGCGCTGGGAGCCGCCAAGCCCGCGCTGGGAGCCTGGACGTGA
- a CDS encoding DUF445 domain-containing protein, protein MQVNSEPTTREAPPRAATSGAPPGRDRTKARAAVVRQQLSAGDAEKAAALRKMKLLALGLLIAMAVIFVFAFALQKDYPWLQYVRAAAEGGMVGALADWFAVTALFKYPMGIKIPHTAIIPRRKDQIGASLGEFVETNFLSEQVVQEKLASVNIARRAGEWLATPGGAERVAKEGAAVIRGVFKVLNDDDVQAVIEGMVRKHLLAPPWGPPVGRMAERIFHDGHHHKLVDLLVDRAADWVDDNHETVSRLVADRSPTWVPQFVDGLVGDKVYVEILKFVRAVQADQNHQVRQQIDKYLNDLAQDLQHDPAMIARAEDIKAQVLGDPEVRELASRTWGTVKNALLGAVDDPDSDLTIKFKGAVRDFGSRLVNDPELAGKVNAWIGDAAGYLVRTYRSDIAGVITDTVARWDAEETSQKIELQVGKDLQFIRINGTVVGSLAGLAIFTVAHLIFG, encoded by the coding sequence ATGCAGGTGAACTCTGAGCCAACTACCCGGGAAGCACCCCCCAGAGCGGCAACGTCCGGGGCACCTCCCGGGAGGGACCGCACCAAGGCGCGTGCCGCCGTCGTCCGCCAGCAACTCAGTGCCGGCGACGCTGAAAAGGCGGCAGCGCTGCGGAAAATGAAGCTTCTGGCGCTGGGCCTGCTGATTGCCATGGCCGTGATTTTCGTCTTCGCGTTCGCGCTGCAAAAGGACTATCCGTGGCTGCAGTACGTGCGCGCGGCGGCAGAGGGCGGCATGGTGGGTGCGCTGGCCGACTGGTTCGCCGTCACCGCGCTGTTCAAGTACCCCATGGGCATCAAAATCCCGCACACCGCCATCATTCCGCGCCGGAAGGACCAGATCGGCGCATCGCTGGGCGAGTTCGTGGAAACCAATTTCCTGTCTGAACAGGTGGTCCAGGAGAAGCTGGCCAGCGTCAACATCGCCCGCCGGGCAGGCGAATGGCTCGCAACACCGGGCGGCGCCGAGCGCGTCGCGAAGGAGGGGGCCGCCGTCATCCGCGGCGTGTTCAAGGTCCTGAATGACGACGACGTCCAGGCAGTGATCGAGGGAATGGTGCGTAAGCACCTGCTGGCTCCGCCGTGGGGACCACCCGTGGGCAGGATGGCGGAGCGGATTTTCCACGATGGCCATCACCACAAGCTCGTGGACCTGCTGGTGGACCGGGCAGCCGACTGGGTGGACGACAACCACGAGACCGTCAGCCGGCTGGTCGCTGACCGCTCCCCCACCTGGGTCCCGCAGTTCGTGGACGGCCTGGTGGGCGACAAGGTCTACGTGGAAATCCTGAAGTTCGTCCGCGCCGTGCAGGCCGACCAGAACCACCAGGTGCGGCAGCAAATCGACAAATACCTGAACGACCTGGCCCAGGACCTGCAACACGATCCGGCCATGATCGCCCGCGCGGAGGACATCAAGGCACAGGTCCTGGGTGATCCGGAAGTGCGCGAACTTGCCTCCCGTACCTGGGGCACCGTGAAGAATGCGCTGCTGGGCGCCGTTGACGATCCGGACAGTGACCTGACCATCAAGTTCAAGGGCGCCGTCCGCGACTTCGGCTCCCGGCTGGTCAACGACCCCGAACTCGCGGGGAAGGTAAACGCCTGGATCGGCGACGCCGCCGGCTACCTGGTGCGGACCTACCGCTCAGACATCGCCGGGGTGATCACAGACACGGTGGCCCGGTGGGATGCCGAGGAAACTTCCCAGAAGATCGAGCTGCAGGTGGGCAAGGACCTGCAGTTCATCAGGATCAACGGCACGGTGGTGGGCTCGCTTGCCGGCCTGGCGATCTTTACGGTGGCGCACCTGATTTTCGGGTGA
- a CDS encoding glycerophosphodiester phosphodiesterase — protein sequence MTTDESPLQRPLVFAHRGSSAAFAEHTRAAYLQALADGADGVECDVHLTRDQHVILLHDANLDRTSDGTGPAAERTLRELRRLDFSSWKGVRIPEMYGARSEQFLTLPELLEILRGAGRPVGLAIELKHPSPYQLKLEDRVIEVLQAEGWEAAGSSVDNVSVTFMSFSPESVRRLLRSVPPQYVCQLVDDVDARELREELGLGLITGGAIANVMKAAQVEGERILDAGEAGLAGPGVDYVRRHPGTILRWLERGRRFRVWTVDSDQDVELCRSLGIHEITTNVPARVLGQLHMASPQGR from the coding sequence ATGACTACTGACGAGTCACCGCTGCAGCGGCCGCTGGTCTTCGCCCACCGGGGTTCCAGCGCCGCGTTTGCAGAACACACCCGCGCAGCCTACCTGCAGGCGCTGGCGGACGGGGCCGACGGCGTGGAGTGCGATGTCCACCTGACCCGCGACCAGCACGTCATCCTCCTGCACGACGCCAACCTGGACCGCACTTCCGACGGAACCGGGCCAGCGGCGGAGCGGACCCTGCGGGAACTCCGCCGCCTGGACTTTTCTTCCTGGAAGGGGGTGCGCATTCCCGAAATGTACGGGGCGCGCTCCGAGCAGTTTTTGACCCTTCCGGAGTTACTGGAGATCCTCCGCGGCGCCGGCCGGCCCGTCGGGCTTGCCATCGAGCTGAAGCATCCCAGCCCCTACCAGCTCAAGCTGGAGGACCGGGTGATTGAAGTCCTGCAGGCCGAGGGATGGGAGGCGGCAGGCTCTTCTGTGGACAACGTGTCGGTGACGTTCATGAGCTTCAGCCCGGAGTCCGTCCGCCGGCTCCTCCGGTCCGTTCCGCCGCAATACGTCTGCCAGCTGGTGGACGACGTGGATGCGCGGGAACTCCGCGAGGAACTGGGCCTGGGACTGATCACCGGGGGCGCCATCGCGAACGTGATGAAAGCTGCCCAGGTGGAAGGGGAGCGGATCCTGGACGCCGGCGAAGCCGGACTGGCCGGCCCCGGCGTCGACTATGTCCGCCGGCATCCGGGCACCATCCTTCGCTGGCTGGAGCGGGGCCGGCGGTTCCGGGTGTGGACCGTGGACAGTGACCAGGATGTGGAGCTGTGCCGGAGCCTGGGCATCCACGAAATCACTACCAACGTGCCCGCCCGTGTGTTAGGGCAGTTGCACATGGCTTCGCCGCAAGGAAGGTAG
- a CDS encoding AzlC family ABC transporter permease has protein sequence MTLLSSPAIRVGLSISVATGLYGVSFGALSVTSGLDFWQTMALSLLLFSGGSQFAFIGVVGGGGSGIAAMSAATLLGMRNGIYGMQLNALLHPTGWRKYVAAQVTIDESTATSTGQTDPAEQRRGFWTAGLGIYVLWNLFTAVGALAGSGLGDPKQWGLDGAAVAAFLALLWPRLKGREPIAIAVVCALATVVAVPFVPAGVPILVAAVVAAVIGWYSHGRSDEGLEPDVDPYREHHHRGADHRHGEDRQHGNGVSGVDT, from the coding sequence GTGACGCTCCTGTCGTCCCCGGCCATTCGCGTGGGACTTTCCATCAGTGTTGCCACCGGGCTGTATGGCGTCTCCTTCGGCGCCCTGTCCGTCACGTCCGGTTTGGACTTCTGGCAGACTATGGCGTTGAGCCTGCTGCTGTTCAGCGGCGGATCGCAGTTCGCGTTCATTGGCGTGGTGGGCGGAGGCGGCTCGGGCATCGCAGCCATGAGTGCGGCCACGCTGCTGGGCATGCGCAACGGAATCTATGGCATGCAGCTCAACGCGCTGCTGCACCCCACCGGGTGGCGCAAGTACGTGGCCGCGCAGGTGACCATCGACGAGTCCACCGCCACCAGCACCGGACAGACCGATCCCGCCGAGCAGCGCCGCGGCTTCTGGACCGCGGGCCTTGGCATCTACGTGCTCTGGAACCTGTTCACTGCGGTGGGGGCGCTTGCCGGCAGCGGGCTGGGCGACCCGAAGCAATGGGGGCTGGACGGCGCGGCAGTAGCTGCTTTCCTGGCACTGCTCTGGCCGCGCCTCAAGGGCCGCGAACCGATCGCCATCGCGGTGGTTTGCGCGCTGGCCACGGTGGTGGCGGTGCCGTTTGTTCCCGCCGGCGTACCGATCCTGGTGGCGGCCGTCGTGGCGGCGGTGATCGGCTGGTACAGCCACGGGCGCAGCGACGAGGGCCTGGAACCGGATGTGGATCCCTACCGGGAGCACCACCACCGCGGCGCGGATCACCGGCACGGTGAAGACCGGCAGCACGGCAACGGCGTATCCGGGGTGGACACATGA
- a CDS encoding YihY/virulence factor BrkB family protein, with amino-acid sequence MATQDSSETSTAKAGQAPDPNDTRKPDSPTDVDKPSWKYIFKKTLREFSKDQCPDLAAALTYYGVLSLFPAILALVSLIGLFGDPEKTTTALLEIVRGFAPAETVNTVSGTVEELANAPAAGFTLVIGLATALWSASGYVGAFGRAMNRVYEVDEGRPFVKLRGTMLVVTLLSIAIVAVLAGMLVLSGPVAEAVGGLIGLSGAFLNIWNIAKWPVMVALIIVIIAVLYYATPNVKQPKFKWMSMGSGIALFVFLIASLGFGFYVGNFGNYNKTYGALGGVIVMLLWLWILNMSLLFGAEFDAEMERGRQLQAGVEAEETIQLPPRDTKKSEKLQKQEEEDIRRGRELREKYTAANGRDEDSGESADRSQRSGQSADRHRDKVRDKLRGRSTGRE; translated from the coding sequence ATGGCCACTCAGGATTCTTCCGAAACCAGCACCGCCAAAGCAGGTCAGGCACCGGATCCGAACGACACCCGGAAGCCGGACAGCCCCACGGACGTGGACAAGCCGTCCTGGAAATACATCTTCAAGAAGACCCTGCGGGAATTCAGCAAGGATCAGTGCCCGGACCTCGCGGCAGCCCTGACATACTACGGAGTGTTGTCCCTGTTCCCGGCCATACTGGCGCTGGTTTCATTGATCGGGCTTTTTGGGGACCCGGAAAAAACCACCACTGCCCTGCTGGAGATCGTGCGCGGGTTCGCGCCTGCGGAGACGGTCAACACCGTCAGCGGCACCGTGGAGGAGCTGGCCAACGCGCCGGCAGCAGGCTTCACACTGGTGATCGGGCTCGCCACCGCGCTCTGGTCCGCATCCGGCTACGTCGGGGCTTTCGGCCGGGCGATGAACCGCGTGTACGAGGTCGATGAAGGGCGTCCGTTCGTCAAGCTGCGCGGCACCATGCTGGTGGTTACGCTCCTTTCTATTGCCATCGTCGCTGTTTTGGCGGGCATGCTGGTCCTGAGCGGCCCGGTTGCCGAGGCAGTGGGCGGGCTGATCGGGCTTAGCGGTGCCTTCCTCAACATCTGGAACATTGCCAAATGGCCTGTGATGGTGGCGCTTATTATCGTGATCATTGCCGTGCTCTACTACGCCACACCCAATGTCAAGCAGCCCAAGTTCAAGTGGATGAGCATGGGCTCCGGCATTGCACTGTTCGTCTTCCTGATCGCGTCACTTGGCTTTGGTTTCTACGTGGGCAACTTCGGAAACTACAACAAGACCTACGGCGCCCTGGGCGGCGTGATCGTGATGCTGCTGTGGCTGTGGATCCTGAACATGTCCCTGCTCTTCGGTGCGGAATTCGACGCAGAGATGGAGCGTGGCCGCCAGCTCCAGGCAGGCGTCGAGGCAGAGGAAACCATCCAACTGCCGCCGCGGGACACCAAGAAGAGCGAGAAGCTGCAGAAGCAGGAGGAAGAGGATATCCGGCGCGGGCGCGAACTGCGTGAAAAGTACACCGCAGCGAACGGCCGGGATGAAGACTCCGGTGAGAGTGCGGACAGAAGCCAGCGTTCCGGCCAGTCCGCGGACCGGCATCGCGACAAGGTCCGGGACAAGCTCCGTGGCCGCAGTACCGGCCGGGAGTAA
- a CDS encoding LamB/YcsF family protein — translation MDLNADLGESFGSWNMGDDAAMFRLVTSANVACGFHAGDPVTMLDSCRAAYELDVTVGAHVGYRDLAGFGRRSLDMSFDELFGDVLYQLGALDGVAHAVGASVDYVKPHGALYNRIVHDADQASAVVAAVNSYDPGLPILGLPGSELLKQAKEAGHPVFIEAFVDRAYQANGTLVPRSQEGAVLHDVDAIVERAVRLATKGEVVALDGTVVQVQPDSLCIHGDTPGAVGMAAAVRAGLEAAGVELEAFA, via the coding sequence TTGGATCTCAACGCTGACCTCGGCGAATCATTCGGCTCCTGGAACATGGGGGACGACGCCGCGATGTTCCGGCTGGTCACGAGCGCCAACGTGGCCTGCGGATTCCATGCCGGTGATCCCGTCACCATGCTGGACAGCTGCCGCGCTGCTTATGAGCTGGATGTAACCGTCGGCGCGCACGTGGGCTACCGCGACCTCGCCGGTTTCGGCCGCCGCTCGCTGGACATGTCCTTCGACGAGCTGTTCGGCGATGTGCTCTACCAGTTGGGCGCGCTCGACGGCGTGGCGCATGCCGTGGGTGCTTCCGTGGACTACGTGAAGCCGCACGGCGCGCTGTACAACCGGATTGTCCACGACGCCGATCAGGCGTCCGCTGTGGTGGCAGCCGTGAACTCCTACGATCCGGGCCTGCCAATCCTGGGCCTGCCCGGGTCTGAGCTGTTGAAGCAGGCGAAGGAAGCCGGGCACCCGGTCTTCATCGAGGCCTTTGTGGACCGCGCCTACCAGGCCAACGGAACACTGGTCCCGCGCTCGCAGGAAGGGGCCGTCCTGCACGACGTCGACGCGATCGTTGAGCGGGCCGTCCGCCTTGCCACCAAAGGTGAAGTCGTGGCCCTGGACGGGACAGTGGTCCAGGTGCAGCCGGACTCCCTGTGCATCCACGGCGACACCCCCGGTGCTGTGGGGATGGCTGCGGCCGTCCGTGCCGGGCTTGAGGCCGCCGGTGTGGAGCTGGAAGCGTTCGCCTGA
- a CDS encoding AzlD domain-containing protein, which yields MSLWIWLLLACALAYAWKLVGYFVPAKLLENPRMSRVAGAMTIGLLASLTLVNAAASGQSLAADARLGALAAAAIALAVRAPFLLVVVAGAGTSAVLRMLGWN from the coding sequence ATGAGCCTCTGGATCTGGCTGCTCCTTGCCTGCGCCCTGGCCTATGCCTGGAAGCTGGTGGGGTACTTTGTCCCGGCCAAGCTCCTCGAGAATCCCCGGATGTCGAGGGTGGCAGGAGCCATGACCATCGGATTGCTGGCGTCCCTCACCCTGGTTAACGCTGCGGCCTCCGGGCAGTCACTGGCTGCCGACGCCCGCCTGGGCGCCCTCGCGGCCGCAGCCATCGCACTGGCAGTGCGGGCGCCGTTCCTGCTGGTGGTGGTGGCGGGTGCGGGAACTTCTGCCGTGCTGCGGATGCTCGGCTGGAACTGA
- a CDS encoding O-methyltransferase, translating into MFEHKPRPEWTATEKFLSDVVVHPDPALLRAVQSAADAGMPPIEVAPNAGKLLKLLVQLSGARRVLEIGTLAGFSTIWMGQGLPANGTLVTCEFLPKHAEVAWANIDFAGLGQKVEIRLGPALDTLAALAEEERDPFDFIFIDADKENNSRYLDWAVRLGRPGSTVVLDNTIWEGAILDPGMDPVNAPGIVDALKLLGEHPRLDATVIQTVGSKGWDGFALARIR; encoded by the coding sequence ATGTTTGAGCACAAGCCCCGGCCGGAGTGGACCGCCACCGAAAAGTTCCTTTCCGACGTCGTGGTTCATCCTGATCCGGCCCTTCTCCGGGCGGTGCAATCCGCCGCTGATGCAGGCATGCCGCCCATCGAGGTGGCACCCAACGCCGGCAAACTCCTGAAGCTCCTGGTGCAGCTGTCCGGCGCCCGCCGGGTTCTGGAGATAGGCACGCTGGCGGGTTTCAGTACCATTTGGATGGGCCAGGGACTGCCCGCCAACGGCACGCTGGTGACGTGCGAATTCCTCCCCAAACATGCGGAAGTAGCGTGGGCAAATATCGACTTCGCCGGGCTGGGACAGAAGGTGGAGATCCGGCTGGGACCTGCCCTGGACACGCTCGCCGCATTGGCCGAGGAGGAAAGGGACCCGTTCGACTTCATCTTCATTGACGCCGACAAAGAGAACAACAGCCGCTACTTGGACTGGGCGGTGCGCCTCGGGCGGCCGGGCAGCACGGTGGTGCTGGACAACACCATCTGGGAGGGTGCGATCCTGGACCCTGGCATGGATCCCGTCAATGCACCCGGGATCGTCGACGCCCTTAAGCTGCTGGGCGAGCACCCCCGGCTCGACGCCACCGTCATTCAGACTGTGGGCTCCAAAGGCTGGGACGGATTCGCGCTGGCCCGGATCAGGTAG
- a CDS encoding CsbD family protein → MGLDDKIDNAAEKMAGKAKETTGAATDDESLRAEGQMDQSKADLKQAGEKVKDAFKKD, encoded by the coding sequence ATGGGTTTGGATGACAAGATCGACAATGCCGCCGAAAAGATGGCCGGCAAGGCCAAAGAAACTACAGGCGCGGCCACGGACGACGAAAGCCTGCGCGCTGAAGGTCAGATGGACCAGTCCAAGGCCGACCTGAAGCAGGCCGGCGAAAAAGTCAAGGACGCTTTCAAGAAGGATTAG
- a CDS encoding CoA transferase: MTGEAAGAVPALFRYLEPVFRDAGLALDEAAGSWSGPRRWWGGALDVEGLALGSVGAAAAALNLLIGTPGRFATTAALTAGAFDSYGYLRIDGRRIEGFAPLSGFRRTRDGWIRLHANYPHHMQRLMEALAATTADGVAAALAAMTSLEAEAAVQARGGVAAAVRSRQEWLNSGIGSAAGTGPWIELRLSGGENTVPKPLRLSGADPRRPLAGVRVLDLTRVIAGPVSTRLLAALGADVLRIDPPRLPEITDQFVDTGFGKRSAEADLATPGNRHLLQQLLATADVVITGYRRGSLDRFGLEPEVLLAARPELVVVTLDSWGNTGPWSGLRGFDSIIQAATGIADLYGTGDDDGGWRPGALPVQALDHATGYGVAAAAIALLARRRHKGLGGSARLSLARTAEELFALPAVGFAAVAPGSPAAPVPQAGMPAGSPAAHDFPEPVLPATELHTMASSYGELRYAGPPLLVDGQPLDYPSPPAPYGSSPLAWA; the protein is encoded by the coding sequence ATGACCGGGGAAGCTGCCGGCGCCGTTCCCGCACTGTTCCGCTACCTGGAGCCCGTGTTCAGGGACGCGGGGCTGGCGTTGGATGAGGCTGCCGGATCATGGTCCGGTCCCCGCCGGTGGTGGGGCGGTGCGCTGGATGTGGAAGGCCTGGCACTTGGTTCCGTGGGGGCCGCGGCCGCAGCTTTAAACCTCCTGATCGGAACGCCGGGCCGGTTCGCCACCACGGCGGCCCTGACCGCGGGCGCCTTCGACTCCTACGGCTACCTGCGGATTGACGGGCGCAGGATCGAGGGCTTCGCCCCGCTGTCCGGCTTCCGGCGTACCCGTGACGGTTGGATCCGGCTCCACGCCAACTACCCGCACCATATGCAGCGGCTCATGGAAGCGCTGGCCGCCACCACGGCAGACGGCGTGGCTGCAGCCCTCGCCGCCATGACCTCGCTCGAAGCGGAAGCCGCGGTCCAAGCCCGGGGAGGAGTTGCCGCGGCCGTCCGAAGCCGCCAGGAGTGGCTTAATTCGGGGATCGGCAGCGCTGCCGGTACGGGGCCTTGGATCGAACTGCGCCTGTCCGGCGGAGAGAACACTGTGCCCAAGCCCCTGCGCCTGTCTGGCGCCGATCCACGCCGCCCCTTGGCCGGTGTGCGCGTGCTGGACCTGACCCGCGTCATTGCCGGGCCGGTATCCACCCGGTTGCTGGCGGCGCTTGGTGCCGACGTCCTGCGGATTGATCCGCCACGGCTTCCCGAAATTACCGATCAGTTCGTCGATACAGGGTTTGGCAAGAGGAGCGCGGAGGCGGACCTGGCAACCCCTGGGAACCGGCACTTGCTGCAACAGTTGCTGGCCACCGCAGATGTTGTCATCACGGGATACCGCCGCGGCTCCCTGGACCGCTTCGGGCTGGAACCGGAGGTGCTGCTGGCAGCCCGGCCGGAGCTGGTAGTGGTCACGCTGGACAGCTGGGGAAACACGGGCCCCTGGAGCGGCCTGCGTGGCTTCGACAGCATTATCCAGGCAGCCACCGGAATCGCCGATCTTTACGGGACAGGGGACGACGACGGCGGGTGGCGGCCGGGTGCGCTCCCTGTCCAGGCCCTGGACCACGCCACCGGGTATGGCGTGGCAGCGGCAGCCATCGCCCTGCTGGCCAGGCGCCGGCACAAAGGGCTTGGGGGATCGGCACGGCTGTCCCTGGCCCGCACCGCCGAGGAGCTTTTCGCCCTTCCGGCTGTGGGCTTCGCGGCGGTGGCTCCGGGCAGCCCGGCGGCCCCTGTCCCGCAAGCCGGGATGCCGGCAGGCAGCCCGGCTGCACACGACTTTCCAGAACCGGTGCTGCCCGCAACCGAACTGCACACCATGGCCAGCAGCTACGGTGAACTGCGCTACGCGGGGCCGCCCCTCCTGGTGGACGGACAGCCGCTGGACTACCCCAGCCCGCCGGCGCCCTATGGAAGTTCCCCGCTCGCCTGGGCCTGA
- a CDS encoding DUF3618 domain-containing protein produces MSDNPDAIRSDIEATRARLGTNVDAVADKVTPSNVVHRQTDKVKNAVTGAKERIMGAADSTTTRVQDRVHAGTGHAGGALHHTTDTLHDARDNVGAKLSDAGTAISHAPDQVKAKAQGNPLAAGLIAFGAGMLVSSLIPPSQKEREAADQLKTAAQPLATQVTDAAKDMVQDLKEPAQEAMENVKATATEGVQNVKAEGQGAVTDVKDRATDAKGHVQNT; encoded by the coding sequence ATGAGCGATAACCCGGACGCAATCCGTTCAGACATAGAAGCCACCCGCGCCCGCCTGGGCACCAACGTGGACGCGGTCGCCGACAAGGTCACCCCCTCCAACGTCGTCCACCGCCAGACCGACAAAGTGAAAAACGCCGTCACCGGGGCGAAGGAGCGAATCATGGGAGCAGCAGACAGCACCACCACCCGTGTGCAGGACAGGGTCCATGCGGGCACCGGCCACGCCGGCGGCGCCCTGCACCACACCACCGACACCCTGCACGACGCCAGGGACAACGTCGGCGCCAAACTCAGTGATGCCGGGACCGCGATTTCGCACGCACCGGACCAGGTCAAGGCCAAAGCCCAGGGCAACCCGTTGGCCGCCGGCCTGATCGCGTTCGGCGCCGGGATGCTCGTCTCGTCCCTGATCCCGCCAAGCCAGAAGGAACGCGAAGCAGCGGACCAGCTCAAGACCGCCGCGCAGCCCCTGGCCACCCAGGTCACCGACGCCGCGAAGGACATGGTCCAGGACCTGAAGGAACCGGCCCAGGAAGCGATGGAAAACGTCAAAGCCACCGCCACCGAGGGTGTCCAGAACGTCAAAGCCGAAGGCCAGGGCGCCGTCACCGACGTCAAGGACCGCGCCACCGATGCCAAAGGCCACGTCCAGAACACGTAA
- a CDS encoding thiamine-binding protein, whose product MLLAFSVAPSGTPAEGSRPADASVHDAVAAAVKIVRESGLPNTTDSMFTTIEGEWDEVFDVVKRATEAVGRYGSRVSLVIKADIRPGYSGELTAKVDRLEEALAEGGS is encoded by the coding sequence ATGCTGCTTGCCTTTTCTGTTGCCCCCTCCGGTACCCCTGCTGAAGGTTCCCGGCCCGCGGACGCATCCGTTCACGACGCCGTCGCCGCCGCTGTGAAGATCGTCAGGGAGTCAGGCCTGCCCAACACAACAGATTCAATGTTCACCACCATCGAGGGTGAATGGGATGAAGTTTTCGATGTCGTGAAGCGCGCAACGGAGGCGGTGGGCCGCTACGGCAGCCGCGTCTCCCTGGTCATCAAGGCGGATATCAGGCCGGGGTATTCCGGCGAGCTGACGGCCAAAGTGGACCGCCTGGAAGAGGCACTCGCCGAGGGCGGTTCGTAA
- a CDS encoding TetR/AcrR family transcriptional regulator has product MSLAVARKPLRADAARNVDKIITAARQCFREFGPEVPLQTIAATAGVGPATLFRNFSDKEELVLAALNRQLRLTVDPVVDGALADIDAAAGLLRVLEALMAAASDDANLLGAVAGRRELLTGITGALMESISVLLVRGQGQGSLREDISMTDMFRLLAMLIGVVDTMEPGSDAWRRPLALVEDAIRTVRPSRPLPAHVPVPAVPVTPLP; this is encoded by the coding sequence ATGAGCCTCGCAGTCGCCCGCAAGCCCCTCCGCGCCGACGCAGCGCGGAACGTGGACAAGATCATCACGGCTGCGCGCCAATGCTTCCGCGAATTCGGCCCGGAAGTTCCCCTCCAGACCATTGCAGCAACGGCGGGGGTGGGGCCCGCCACCCTCTTCAGGAACTTTTCCGACAAGGAGGAGCTGGTGCTTGCGGCCCTTAACCGGCAGCTCCGGCTCACAGTTGATCCGGTGGTGGACGGTGCCCTGGCAGATATCGACGCCGCCGCGGGGCTGCTCCGGGTCCTGGAGGCCCTGATGGCGGCGGCCAGCGACGACGCAAACCTCCTCGGCGCCGTTGCCGGGCGCAGGGAACTGCTGACCGGCATTACGGGCGCATTGATGGAATCGATCAGCGTGCTGCTCGTACGCGGGCAGGGCCAGGGAAGCCTGCGCGAGGACATCTCCATGACGGACATGTTCCGGCTGCTGGCGATGCTCATTGGAGTTGTGGACACCATGGAACCGGGATCGGATGCCTGGCGCCGGCCCCTCGCCCTGGTGGAGGACGCCATCAGGACCGTCAGGCCCAGCCGGCCGCTTCCTGCCCATGTGCCGGTGCCGGCCGTTCCCGTGACGCCCCTCCCCTGA
- a CDS encoding phage holin family protein yields MSSQIPETPPAAAHVKADNASLGELLGDVTRDLSTLMRQEVELAKAELKQSATKAGKGGGMLAGAGVAGHFVLVFLSLALMFALDALMPLGWAAVIVAVIWAIIAAILASIGRKELKQIQGMPQTGETLSEIPPTLKPGEVNR; encoded by the coding sequence ATGAGTAGCCAGATTCCGGAGACGCCGCCGGCTGCGGCGCATGTAAAGGCGGACAACGCATCGCTGGGTGAGCTCCTGGGTGATGTGACCCGGGACCTGTCCACCCTGATGCGCCAGGAAGTGGAGCTGGCCAAGGCCGAACTGAAACAGTCCGCCACCAAGGCCGGCAAAGGCGGAGGAATGCTCGCCGGCGCCGGCGTCGCCGGGCACTTCGTCCTGGTCTTCCTGTCCCTGGCCCTGATGTTCGCCCTGGACGCCCTGATGCCGCTGGGCTGGGCCGCCGTGATCGTCGCCGTGATCTGGGCCATCATCGCCGCGATCCTGGCCTCCATCGGGCGCAAGGAACTCAAGCAGATCCAGGGCATGCCCCAGACCGGCGAAACACTCTCTGAAATTCCCCCAACCCTAAAACCAGGTGAGGTAAACCGATGA